The Corynebacterium confusum genome has a window encoding:
- a CDS encoding TrmH family RNA methyltransferase, translating to MDRTFIADPNDPRLDDIRDLNKSDKSGEGLVIAEGHLVVSRLVESSFPVRCLVGFPQKIDQYVETYGEPGCPVYEVERDTLAQVAGFDMHRGLVAAADRALLPAVGDVVDKARTVVVLEGVGDHENIGSIFRNAAGLGVDAVLLGSGAADPLYRRSVRVSMGHVLRLPFARFEGGYTTWQRSLDVLRDAGFRLVSLTPGGDTHIADAVAGAEKVALLVGAEGPGLTEHAMRATDVRASIPMAQHTDSLNVATAAAVAFYERQRSLRD from the coding sequence ATGGATAGAACTTTCATCGCCGACCCGAACGACCCTCGCCTGGACGATATCCGGGACTTGAACAAGTCCGATAAGTCCGGCGAGGGTTTAGTCATTGCGGAGGGCCATCTGGTGGTCTCCCGCCTGGTCGAGTCCTCGTTCCCGGTGCGTTGCCTGGTGGGCTTTCCGCAGAAGATCGACCAGTACGTCGAGACCTACGGCGAGCCCGGCTGCCCAGTCTACGAGGTCGAGCGGGACACGCTGGCCCAAGTCGCCGGATTCGACATGCACCGCGGGCTCGTCGCCGCCGCGGACCGCGCGCTGCTGCCGGCAGTCGGGGACGTGGTGGACAAGGCGCGCACGGTGGTCGTGCTCGAGGGTGTAGGCGACCACGAAAACATCGGCTCCATCTTCCGCAACGCGGCGGGCCTGGGCGTGGACGCGGTCTTGCTGGGCAGCGGCGCGGCCGATCCCCTCTACCGGCGCAGCGTGCGCGTGTCCATGGGGCACGTGTTGCGCCTGCCTTTTGCCCGCTTCGAGGGCGGGTACACTACCTGGCAGCGTTCGCTGGACGTGCTGCGCGATGCCGGCTTCCGGCTGGTCTCGCTGACCCCGGGTGGGGACACGCACATCGCCGACGCCGTCGCCGGGGCGGAGAAGGTGGCGCTGCTCGTCGGCGCGGAGGGCCCGGGGCTGACCGAGCACGCGATGCGCGCGACCGACGTGCGCGCGAGTATCCCCATGGCGCAGCACACGGATTCGCTCAACGTGGCCACCGCCGCGGCCGTGGCTTTCTATGAGCGCCAGCGGTCCTTGAGGGACTGA
- a CDS encoding DUF6928 family protein — MDFSRAVITLWYVTSPNPAAVLEAEPKADRGYGRKFLAQLNPAFPITPIGQFPFNRSAPADSAEYYIGGYPGVTVVQTVIEGEGIILSQLPQALRKAAPWENLYTFVHHDEDTYAGFAHFHNGELKRSLCCTRLEVLEDSGLPEPFEGPYWAGEHNDSTGGIALPFRPRDLMEEAQRSWLGVDISAQGPDLDVVGYAVDGRPEPKIDKPKRPTIARVTSASTSKLGIGPGNTDYDDYEDAAAEEESTGDEFRALAQASAAAARRVSSTANKWWSKASRKVSQSLKDRWRS; from the coding sequence ATGGATTTTTCCCGCGCCGTCATTACCTTGTGGTACGTGACCTCCCCCAACCCCGCCGCCGTTCTCGAAGCTGAGCCCAAAGCCGACCGCGGCTATGGCCGCAAGTTCCTGGCCCAGCTCAACCCGGCCTTCCCCATCACTCCCATCGGACAGTTCCCTTTTAACCGCTCCGCCCCCGCCGACAGCGCCGAGTACTACATCGGCGGCTACCCGGGCGTGACGGTGGTCCAGACGGTGATTGAGGGCGAGGGCATCATCCTCTCCCAGCTGCCGCAGGCTCTGCGCAAGGCGGCGCCGTGGGAAAACCTCTACACCTTCGTCCACCACGACGAGGACACCTATGCCGGCTTCGCGCACTTCCACAACGGCGAGCTCAAGCGCTCGCTGTGCTGCACCCGCCTGGAGGTGCTGGAAGACTCCGGCCTTCCCGAGCCCTTCGAGGGCCCCTACTGGGCCGGCGAGCACAACGACTCCACCGGCGGCATCGCCCTGCCCTTCCGCCCGCGGGACCTGATGGAAGAGGCCCAGCGCAGCTGGCTGGGCGTCGACATCAGCGCCCAGGGCCCGGACCTGGACGTGGTGGGCTACGCCGTGGACGGGCGCCCGGAGCCGAAGATTGACAAGCCGAAGCGCCCCACCATCGCGCGGGTGACCTCGGCGTCGACGTCGAAGCTGGGCATCGGCCCAGGCAACACCGACTACGACGACTACGAGGACGCCGCGGCCGAGGAGGAATCCACTGGCGACGAGTTCCGCGCCCTGGCGCAGGCGTCTGCGGCCGCCGCCCGGCGCGTGAGCTCCACCGCGAACAAGTGGTGGTCCAAGGCCTCGCGCAAGGTCTCTCAGTCCCTCAAGGACCGCTGGCGCTCATAG
- the sepH gene encoding septation protein SepH: MRELFLVNSDSTESSLVLRSDDGEEFFLAVDDATRSTLASTIRPTDDETSAGNENADSSQDSDATGTDSEAERGESSPARAASTPTRLHAASPSGASATGRTLPATHAESKKTLPLRPAEIQHRIRAGASAASLAEELGVDKSRLESFAHPVMLERYRVADMAKQAHPVREDGPAKLTLWEVLATAFAARGHTLAEAEWDAYREKGEPWVICLRWRAGLSDNEAEWLFKQTMTSEPTVEARNSVAADLTDPDFAQPVRSLTSVGRGNRYETAVLGDDWDDEHDAAAVSAANGESLHDASAPTDSATADSGDDDRDRSGSAERSGAEENSPEEFLQNPDPEKKPTKRRRKAVTPHWEDVLLGVRANTKRPKN; encoded by the coding sequence ATGCGCGAGCTGTTTTTAGTTAACAGCGACTCAACCGAATCATCCCTGGTGTTGCGCTCCGACGATGGGGAGGAATTCTTCCTCGCCGTCGACGACGCGACCCGCTCCACGCTAGCCTCAACCATCCGCCCTACGGATGACGAGACCAGCGCCGGGAATGAAAACGCTGACAGCTCGCAGGATTCCGACGCTACCGGCACAGACTCCGAGGCCGAGCGGGGAGAAAGCTCCCCGGCTCGCGCCGCCAGCACGCCGACGCGCCTGCACGCGGCGTCGCCGTCGGGGGCTTCGGCCACGGGCCGGACCCTGCCCGCCACGCACGCGGAGTCCAAGAAGACCCTGCCACTGCGCCCAGCGGAGATTCAGCACCGCATCCGGGCCGGTGCATCGGCAGCCAGCCTGGCCGAGGAACTGGGCGTGGACAAGTCCCGCCTCGAATCCTTCGCCCACCCGGTAATGCTGGAGCGCTACCGGGTAGCGGACATGGCCAAGCAGGCCCACCCGGTCCGCGAGGACGGCCCGGCCAAGCTGACCCTCTGGGAGGTGCTGGCTACCGCCTTCGCCGCCCGCGGGCACACCCTGGCCGAGGCCGAGTGGGACGCCTACCGCGAGAAGGGCGAGCCCTGGGTGATCTGCCTGCGCTGGCGCGCCGGCCTGTCCGACAACGAGGCCGAGTGGCTGTTCAAGCAGACCATGACCTCCGAGCCGACCGTCGAGGCCCGCAACTCCGTGGCCGCAGACCTAACCGACCCGGACTTTGCACAGCCAGTGCGCTCGCTGACCTCGGTGGGACGCGGCAACCGCTACGAGACCGCGGTGCTGGGCGACGACTGGGACGACGAGCACGACGCCGCGGCCGTTTCCGCTGCCAACGGCGAGTCCCTGCACGACGCCTCCGCGCCCACGGACTCCGCCACCGCGGACTCCGGCGACGACGACCGCGACCGCTCCGGCTCCGCGGAACGTAGCGGTGCGGAGGAAAACTCCCCGGAGGAATTCCTCCAAAACCCGGATCCGGAAAAGAAGCCGACTAAGCGCCGCCGTAAGGCCGTGACCCCACACTGGGAGGACGTGCTACTCGGCGTGCGTGCCAACACCAAGCGCCCGAAAAACTAA
- the serC gene encoding phosphoserine transaminase translates to MTTPELTLPTELLPTDGRFGCGPSKVRPAQIDYLARHGQDIMGTSHRQPAVKNLVGSIREGLSALFQLPEGYELVLSLGGATAFWNSAAFGLIERRSAHLTYGEFSSKFAKATAKAPWLEEPVITEAPVGSAPDPLHADTTDCDCVAWAHNETSTGAMVPVARPKADGDQLVLVDATSGAGGLPVDISATDAYYFSPQKCFAADGGLWLAAFSPAALERVDKIAATDRYVPEFLDLKTAVTNSRKNQTYNTPAIGTLLLLDEQVRWMNDNGGLDGMTQRTRASSEILYGWADGHALAQPFVQAPAARSLVVGTIDFDETIDATRLAAVLRSNGILDVEPYRKLGRNQLRVGMFPAIEPEDIHTLTQAIDYCLEAGAANIPTDLA, encoded by the coding sequence ATGACGACGCCCGAGTTAACTTTGCCAACTGAACTTCTGCCCACCGATGGACGCTTCGGCTGCGGACCGTCCAAGGTGCGCCCCGCCCAGATCGACTACCTCGCCCGGCACGGCCAGGACATCATGGGCACCTCACACCGGCAGCCCGCCGTAAAAAACCTGGTGGGCTCCATCCGCGAGGGCCTCAGCGCGCTCTTCCAACTGCCGGAGGGCTACGAGCTCGTCCTGTCCCTGGGCGGGGCCACGGCCTTCTGGAACTCCGCGGCCTTCGGGCTCATCGAGCGCCGCAGCGCCCACCTGACCTACGGGGAGTTTTCCTCGAAGTTCGCCAAGGCCACCGCCAAGGCCCCGTGGCTGGAAGAGCCGGTCATCACCGAGGCCCCGGTCGGCTCGGCCCCGGATCCCCTCCACGCGGACACCACGGACTGCGACTGCGTGGCCTGGGCGCATAACGAAACCTCCACCGGCGCGATGGTCCCGGTCGCCCGGCCGAAGGCCGACGGGGACCAGCTGGTGCTGGTCGATGCCACCTCCGGCGCCGGCGGCCTGCCCGTCGACATCAGCGCCACGGACGCCTACTACTTCTCCCCGCAGAAGTGCTTCGCCGCCGACGGCGGCCTGTGGCTGGCAGCCTTCTCCCCCGCCGCCCTCGAGCGGGTCGACAAGATCGCCGCCACGGATCGCTACGTCCCGGAGTTTCTGGATCTCAAGACCGCGGTGACCAACTCGCGCAAGAACCAGACGTACAACACCCCGGCCATCGGCACGCTGCTACTTCTGGACGAGCAGGTCCGCTGGATGAACGACAACGGCGGCCTGGACGGCATGACGCAGCGCACCCGCGCTTCCTCCGAGATCCTCTACGGCTGGGCGGACGGCCACGCTCTGGCCCAGCCCTTCGTGCAGGCTCCGGCGGCCCGCTCGCTGGTGGTCGGCACCATCGACTTCGACGAGACCATCGACGCCACCCGCCTGGCTGCCGTCCTGCGCTCTAACGGAATCCTGGACGTCGAGCCCTACCGCAAGCTCGGCCGCAACCAGTTGCGCGTGGGCATGTTCCCCGCCATCGAGCCGGAAGACATCCACACCCTAACCCAGGCTATCGACTACTGCCTGGAGGCCGGTGCCGCCAACATACCCACTGACTTGGCATAA